The sequence GTCCCCTGAATGGGTCTCAGGTGTCTTCGGAATGGCGAGGCCGCCTCATTTCCTGGCCACACAACCCTCCTGAGGACGCTGCCTGCAAATGGCCTGAATTCCTAACTTCTACCATTCAATTAAACGAGGGATCCTTAAACCCCAAAGCTGGGAAAGCTGTCCGTTAATTTAGTGCGAAGCCTGCGGCAGCTGTGCACTCGTGGGCCATCTCAGAACAGCAGGATTCCCAGGAGTCCAGACAGGGGAGGGGATGAGTGGCCGCGTCCCCCTGGCAGAGAAGGCCTTGTCTGAAGGCTACGCCCGCCTCCGGTACAGGGACACCTCCTTGCTCATctggcagcagcaacagcagaagTTGGAGTCGGTGCCCCCGGGGACATACCTGAGCAGGAGCCGAAGCATGTGGTACTCACAGTATGGAAATGAGGCCATCTTGGTCCGAGACAAAAACAAGCTCGAGGTCTCCAGGGACACAGGGCAGTCCAAGTTTTGCGCAATCATGTAATTCCCATGTGAGCACCTGAGCCCAGGACCACTCTTCCAGGAAAACAGACCTGGGTTTCATTCAGTTGTCTTGATTTCTAATCCTTGCTGGAAGATTTTGAATAATGAATGTGAAGATCAAACTGTGGCGTAAGAACCCAAGCAGCACAGAATCTGCCCCTGAGTCCCTCAGCACAGCCGCGGTGTGACTGGTGCACAGGACACTTCCCCTCTAGAGTCCCCTCTGTAGTCAGCTGTTGTGACATTCAAATTCTCCAGGTGCTGCTAGGGACTGCATAGGCCTGGGCACTGCTAGATGCTTGGTTTAACCAAGCCAAGAGTAACCCTCCCATTCCCGTTATAAACCACCTTTTCAAGTTTGTAtaggttttagttttttgtttttagcataaATGGCGGAGTAGTAGCAGCATCTCACCGGGAGCTTTGTCGcccttacattttgttttttgctttttgagacagggtctcactctgttgcccaggctggactgcagtggtacgatcacagctcactgtaggtTCGATCTCATGGGCTCAGGTGAATTTGGGCTTCCCAAattcagcttcccaggtagctgtggTTCCAGGCGAACTACTgtgtatagagacagggtttccctgtgttgcccaggctgttcttacactcctgggctcaagcctcccatgatgctgggattacaggcgtgggccaccgcaccaaGCCCGCATTTATATTTTGAGTTACCAAAATGATCGTCCTGTGTGAAGCATCATGGTAGCTTCCAAGCATTTGCGGCCCACCGGCCAGTGCCTCCAAAACACATTCAGGAAACCTGACAGTTGTAAGTTGCACATGTGTGGCGTAGTGATTTCCACGTAGTAACAGGGCTGAGTGAGGCAGGCTCTCCATCAGACTTAAAGCAGTCAGCCTCTGCCCCCAGGCCGCCACTGACGTGTGTTCACTGTCGCTGCCACAGCTGGCCACCTGTGTGTTCAGTCTCCATGAAGGAGTCACCCTCTGCTCTGACATCTCCTTGGCTACACGGATGTGCAGGTGTCTCTTGTcaaagctaatttttattttctaaataaacatcCTTTAATACATTACTCCCCTTCCTCATGTTATTTTTATCCTTGTTCATAATATGCTACTTGGCTTCCCATTTTTTATAGCAGTAATATCTAATTGATTGCTAAAAACTGCAATACAGAAAGGCATAAAGCAAAGCAAAAGTGCTCTCCCTGGGGAGAAGCTGGCCGGCAGCTGGGGACGTGTCCCATAGCTCCTCGGTGTGCGCACACGGTCACGGGATTCTGACGGCGTCCTCCTGTACCATGCCTCTTGTgtctgccattttctttcttgccCAACTGTACAGACTGGGCATTCACttcatgcttttttgtttgtttgtttttttgagacagagtcactgtgttgcccaggctggagtgcaatggtgccatctcagctcactgcaacctctgcctcctgggttcaggcgattctcctgcctcagcctcctgagtagctggaattacaggtgcctgccaccacgcccagctaatttttgtatttttagtggagacagggtttcaccatgttggccaggctggtttcgacctcccaatctcaggtgacatgcctgcctcccaaagtactgggattacaggtgtgagccaccgcacccggcccacttCATGCTTTTAACCTCTGACTCTCCCGTGAGTCCACAGATGGGCAGTGACGGCGTCGAAGTTGTCATCTGTGCAAACAGCATGTTCTGAATGTGCCTGTACTCTGTTGGTGCTTCTCTTTGCAGCTGTGCAAGTTCATTCACAAACATCCtagaagtggaactgctgggtcacaGTGCATTCCCCAAACATCCTGCCAGAGGCCTGGTCGGCAGCAGCCTCCTGCACTGCCCGAGTCCTTTCTGAGAGATTCCTGGCTTGTTTGCAGCCTGCGGCTGGGAGGTTTGAAGTCAAGACTTCCAGGATTGCTGCATGGAGCTGCAGAGTAAGCACGGGGCTGGAGGACCTGCCCCGCTAGCTGACACACCCACAGCAAGGCAGGCCTGCCAAGGAAGCACTCCACATCCACTAGGTAGGGTTTGTCTACATCTTTTTAGTTCTTCAGTTTAAGTCCTGCCTGGGAAGAAAGCAAACTCCAGAGGCAAATCTGGAATGCCTGTGGGCCACCTTCTCACCGCACCAGACTTCCCCGAGGATGGGTTGTGGCAGGGTTGACCCCAAGCATAGGAGGCAGCGCTGACACGCAGAATGGGATCTGAGGTCATGTGCAGTGCTGGGAGGATGTGTGCTCAAGGGCCAGTCTCTGCAGGGGTCAGGGCGTGTGGGCCATGCACAAGCCAGCTGGCACTAAGCTGCTTAGGCTGCAGGAAGACACCATCTGCCTGGGGCGGACAAGGCCCCATGTCCGTCCTCAAGGCTGGTCTGGATAAGGGTCACAATTTGGCCAAGAGTGACACCATGCCCCCTGACTCCATCTGGGGTCGAGTTGGACAGGTCCTCAGGCCCAGACATGGGCCCAGCCAGTATCTTCTCCCCTGGAATGTCTCCTCCAGGCCTAGTTCCAGAGCTGTCCTTCTTCAGTGAGCCGTGCTGCACGCCAGCCTCTGCAGTCTGGCAGTTAAACCTATGAAAATCTGCTTTTGGGATTTTATTTGCATGTCCCTTAGGACTGAGTGCATCACAGGAAGCCACTTCAGGATGGACTGAGGTGCAGAGAGAGGGGACAAGTGGCCAGGTCGACTAGAAGAGCGTCGACTAGAAGAGCACAGAACCTGGCCGTCTCGAAGAGGGCAGCTTGTTCCAGGGAACCAATGAACTGTCAGTAAAGGGGATCGTAGCTTCCTAGCGAGGCCAGAAATGATGCTCCCTTCATCCTGCCAGGGCACAGGACAAGGGCTACTTAATGgtttggttattattttttttgggagatgtggtccaggctggagtgcagtgatgcaatcacggctttactgcagcctcaaactcctagcctcaggccatcctcctgcctcggcctcccaaagtgctgagatcacaggcacgagccactgcattcTGCCTTTAAATGGTTTTTTGGGACCCCTTTTGGATGCTTTGGGTGTTTTTGCCAAGGGTTACAGGATGTCAAGTGTGGGGAGCTCAGCACTCTCACTGTGGACCAGTGAAGGCTGTTCCAGACCAGGTGCTTCCAGACATTTCTAGGCTCCAGGAGAGAGGCTGGGAGCCCCCACAGAAAGCacaggaaaatgcaaaataacagtccttttttttttttttttttttttgctttttattatgaaaacaaaacaaatgcccCAGGAGAAGGGTCCATGATTACCAGAAACATCAAAGAGTACTTTCTACCATTTTTATTCTGTTGTGTTGAGGCCAGCATTGCAATAAACAAGCTAAACTACTTACATTGGACTCATTTTCAGTAACTGACATTTACAGGAATATACTAGAAACGGCactaaaaagtttaagaaaagttACGGTAAACTTGCATGCACATCATACAGAAAAgtaacactttaaatataaaaaagaaaaccttcctGGAAGCGTTATGCCAGTATTAAGAAACAGCGCTACTCTGGATGTGACAAATTCTGTATGTGGGTGTTACTGTTTCCCAAAAGACTGTCAGAGGCGTGAGTGCtgcaaaagaacaacaaaaaaaacaaacacaaaagaaaatgtgtcTTACAGTTTGTAAGCAAGATGACACCGCCCAACACAAAGAGGGGTCTGGAGTTCAGTTCACGCCCGAAGGCTGCCCCCTTGGCCTCCAGGGGTCACTCAGAGCGTTCTCAAATCCAATTCCGACACACGACTTGTCACTGCTCCTCTCCCCTTGAAAAAAGCATGTTAGAAGCTGCCCTACAGGTCTCAGCAGTGGGACAATCTAATTGAATCACCGCAGCCTTCTAATAGTATAGAAGACGTGGACGTGACTGTCACCCTCAGCCTGCCGGTGAGGGCGCTGAGGAAGTCATCAATCCTTCGAAACTCTGAAAAGAAACCAGTGTTGAAGTCTGGACAGAAAGCCTTAAAAAAGTGACAGCACCAATGCGGCTGCTCAGTGTACCCTCGGTGGGCCGTCAGGGTCAGTGGCTTCTTTCTAGATGAAAGGAGCAGAGGCGAGCCAACGCCACCATCACAGAGAACCAGCCGAGAAGGAATGGCCCCACGACGCTCCTGCTGCGCTGCCCCACAGCCGGCTGCTCCTGACAGCTCACACAGGCGGCACGTGCCTCACTGCCCTGTGGCTGGAGGGACATTTCAAGGAGCGCCCCCCATCCCCAGGCACCCCCAGCTTAAGGTGTGCGCATCACCCAGCCCTGTGCTGGCAGCACGTTACCAACCAGCCTGCGTGAAGACCTGTCCACTGTCGTGTGTGAATTCCTTAAATTCGGTTTAAATAGTCCATTAACGATCTGTTTAGAAAATACCTTTGAAAAACAAgggtaactttaaaaaatggaaactttcaaatccatttatatttttattataaacaaaacTTAATTAAAAGTTTAACAAACTGGCTGAAAACTCACCAAGTGTCAGACTTACCAgcaatttaaaaagtagtaactGACCAGCA is a genomic window of Chlorocebus sabaeus isolate Y175 chromosome 12, mChlSab1.0.hap1, whole genome shotgun sequence containing:
- the BRD3OS gene encoding putative uncharacterized protein BRD3OS; its protein translation is MSGRVPLAEKALSEGYARLRYRDTSLLIWQQQQQKLESVPPGTYLSRSRSMWYSQYGNEAILVRDKNKLEVSRDTGQSKFCAIM